From Methanoculleus oceani, a single genomic window includes:
- a CDS encoding metal-dependent hydrolase: MRGDQHVSLSLATTWLLIAPWAPVLDPVLSAVLLFGVFVGSLAPDADAVDAAIFNGRIAGAKGKRGQVLNGFAVVLPVFGYTIRYLIYYPLSLVFLLLLRKSYRHRHRGLLHSFSGVGLTALVLSGYLALILTWLGTPLTLLPAFGCAFFAGCVLHLVEDTCTPAGVAWLYPFSRRRMAGRVRTQGLLEVRPAAFAIVLAAAAAGMLVAPFVTGASPGGLGLLALVGTPVLWLLFMLVSRVRCERRR, translated from the coding sequence ATGCGGGGTGACCAGCACGTATCGCTCAGTCTTGCCACGACATGGCTCCTTATCGCCCCCTGGGCTCCCGTCCTCGACCCGGTCCTCTCCGCCGTCCTCCTCTTCGGCGTCTTCGTCGGATCGCTTGCACCGGACGCGGATGCCGTCGACGCGGCGATATTCAACGGCAGAATAGCCGGAGCAAAAGGGAAGAGAGGGCAGGTCTTAAACGGATTTGCCGTGGTGCTTCCGGTCTTCGGCTATACCATCAGGTACCTCATCTACTACCCGCTCTCCCTCGTATTCCTGCTGCTCCTCCGGAAGAGCTACCGGCACCGGCACCGCGGGCTGCTCCACTCGTTTTCGGGTGTCGGGCTGACCGCCCTCGTCCTCTCGGGTTACCTGGCCCTCATTCTCACCTGGCTCGGGACGCCTCTCACGCTCCTTCCTGCCTTCGGGTGCGCATTCTTTGCGGGGTGCGTCCTCCACCTCGTGGAGGACACCTGCACCCCGGCCGGCGTCGCCTGGCTCTACCCCTTCTCCCGGCGGCGGATGGCAGGCCGCGTCCGGACGCAGGGACTTCTTGAGGTGCGCCCGGCAGCCTTCGCCATCGTGCTCGCGGCAGCGGCGGCCGGGATGCTCGTCGCGCCGTTCGTGACCGGGGCCTCCCCGGGGGGTCTCGGGCTCCTTGCGCTCGTCGGCACTCCTGTCCTCTGGCTGCTCTTCATGCTCGTCTCCCGCGTCCGGTGCGAGCGGCGGCGGTGA
- a CDS encoding nitrilase-related carbon-nitrogen hydrolase, producing the protein MTKIALAQVAGGGEKPAGRLEAAGRMAEEAAGAGASLICFPEQFVTGWSPEIPPEAGEPLDGPLTAAFGRMAERCGIAVAGSIVEAVPGRRPGNTVVVLGAGGELLSAYAKVHLFSPEGEDRNYTAGDRIATFTVDGTRFGLAICYDLRFPELFRIYALAGVECMLVPAAWPCCRLPHWETLLPARALDNRYYVAGVNTAGGPNEAYCGGSLAADPDGTVVARAGNGTELLFFEVDPAVIHEAKSRLPSLSDRRSDLYHRLLSKL; encoded by the coding sequence ATGACGAAGATAGCGCTTGCCCAGGTTGCCGGCGGCGGGGAGAAGCCGGCCGGGAGGCTTGAGGCGGCCGGCAGGATGGCCGAGGAGGCAGCGGGAGCGGGAGCGTCGCTCATCTGTTTTCCCGAGCAGTTCGTGACCGGGTGGTCCCCGGAGATCCCCCCGGAGGCCGGGGAGCCTCTCGACGGCCCGCTCACCGCTGCATTCGGACGGATGGCAGAGAGGTGCGGCATCGCGGTCGCAGGATCGATCGTCGAAGCGGTGCCGGGGCGCCGGCCCGGAAACACCGTCGTGGTGCTCGGCGCAGGCGGTGAACTCCTCTCTGCCTACGCGAAAGTACATCTCTTCTCTCCCGAGGGGGAGGACCGCAACTACACGGCAGGCGACCGGATCGCCACCTTCACCGTCGACGGGACGAGGTTCGGGCTTGCCATCTGCTACGACCTCCGGTTCCCGGAGCTTTTCCGTATCTACGCCCTCGCCGGGGTGGAGTGCATGCTGGTGCCGGCCGCGTGGCCCTGCTGCCGGCTGCCTCACTGGGAAACCCTCCTCCCTGCACGGGCTCTCGATAACCGGTATTACGTGGCCGGAGTCAACACGGCCGGGGGACCGAACGAGGCCTACTGCGGCGGGTCGCTCGCCGCCGACCCGGACGGTACCGTTGTTGCCCGGGCCGGGAACGGCACAGAACTCCTTTTCTTCGAAGTCGACCCGGCAGTGATTCATGAGGCAAAATCCCGGCTCCCTTCACTTTCGGACCGCAGAAGTGACCTTTATCACAGACTGCTCTCCAAACTGTAG